One region of Cucurbita pepo subsp. pepo cultivar mu-cu-16 chromosome LG03, ASM280686v2, whole genome shotgun sequence genomic DNA includes:
- the LOC111789676 gene encoding GDSL esterase/lipase At5g14450-like, with product MEFPAKVVFALLVLQVTFALASPDCDFPVVFNFGDSNSDTGAISAAFEPIRWPYGDVFFNKPSGRDSDGRLIIDFIAERLRLPYLSAYLNSLGANFRHGANFATGGSTVQKPNETIYEYGISPFFLDMQVTQFEQFKARSNDLYNQAKNPSDREKLTRPEDFSKALYTFDIGQNDLAMGFRKLSIDQLRAALPDIVNQFASAVQRIYKLEGRSFWIHNTGPFGCLPVNQFYTLNPAPGILDEHGCIKAQNDISMELNNQLKAKLEKLRAELPEAAITYVDVYAAKYALISNGKTQGFPNPLKVCCGYHVRYDHVWCGTKAPINGSLVFGDACENRAQYVSWDGVHYSEAANHFVANHILNGSLSSPPIPITKACHRS from the exons ATGGAGTTTCCGGCGAAGGTAGTGTTTGCACTTTTGGTTTTGCAGGTTACCTTTGCGTTGGCTTCACCCGACTGTGATTTTCCGGTGGTTTTCAACTTCGGCGACTCGAACTCCGACACTGGCGCCATTTCCGCCGCTTTCGAGCCCATCCGATGGCCAtatggagatgtattcttcAACAAGCCGTCCGGAAGGGATAGCGACGGCCGTCTGATCATCGATTTCATTG CCGAGAGATTGAGATTGCCGTATTTGAGTGCTTATCTGAATTCGCTTGGCGCTAATTTCCGGCACGGCGCCAATTTCGCCACCGGCGGATCGACTGTACAGAAGCCGAATGAAACCATTTATGAATATGGAATTAGTCCATTTTTCCTTGACATGCAGGTTACTCAGTTCGAACAGTTCAAAGCTCGCTCCAATGATCTCTACAACCAAG CCAAGAACCCATCTGACAGAGAGAAACTTACAAGACCAGAGGATTTCTCCAAAGCACTCTACACTTTTGATATTGGGCAGAATGATTTAGCTATGGGGTTTAGAAAGCTGAGCATCGATCAACTTCGTGCTGCTTTGCCCGATATCGTTAATCAGTTTGCCTCTGCAGTTCAA AGGATATACAAGCTTGAAGGGAGATCATTTTGGATACACAACACAGGGCCATTTGGTTGCCTCCCAGTGAACCAATTTTACACTCTAAACCCAGCCCCAGGCATCCTTGACGAGCACGGTTGTATCAAGGCTCAAAATGATATCTCTATGGAGTTAAATAATCAGCTCAAAGCAAAATTGGAGAAGCTTAGGGCAGAGCTCCCAGAAGCTGCCATTACCTATGTGGATGTCTATGCTGCCAAGTATGCTCTTATCAGCAATGGCAAAACTCAAG GGTTTCCCAATCCGCTCAAGGTGTGCTGCGGGTACCACGTAAGGTATGACCATGTGTGGTGTGGGACAAAAGCACCCATAAATGGAAGCTTGGTGTTTGGAGATGCCTGTGAAAACAGAGCTCAGTATGTGAGTTGGGATGGAGTCCATTACTCTGAGGCTGCTAATCACTTTGTGGCTAATCACATTCTCAATGGTTCATTATCAAGCCCTCCTATTCCAATCACAAAAGCCTGCCATAGGAGTTAG
- the LOC111791768 gene encoding GDSL esterase/lipase At5g14450-like yields FNFAAKHLELPYLGAYLNSIGANFRHGANFATGGSTIRNQNESVFENGVSPFSLDIQVVQFRQFKNRTIDRYREETNDFIRSTLPIPEDFSKALFTIDIGQNDLSAGFRKMTNDQFRMAIPNIIGEFAAAIEELYREGARAFWVHNTGPIGCIPVAIRTTVNGDLDQNGCVKYQNDAALEFNRQLKERVIQQRAKLSDASLVYVDVFAAKLQLIANAKEEGFMEMGAICCGYHEGNDHVWCGNQKIINGSQVYAGSCDDPSRFISWDGVHYTEAANRWIANQIIKGSFSDPQVPITHACR; encoded by the exons tttaattttgcagCAAAGCATCTAGAATTGCCATACTTAGGTGCATACTTGAATTCAATTGGAGCAAATTTCCGACACGGTGCAAACTTTGCGACGGGCGGTTCCACAATTCGGAATCAAAACGAATCGGTGTTTGAGAATGGAGTCAGCCCATTTTCACTCGATATTCAAGTCGTACAGTTTCGTCAGTTCAAAAATCGTACTATCGATCGATATCGTGAAG AAACAAATGACTTTATTAGAAGCACTCTTCCGATACCAGAAGACTTCTCTAAGGCTCTTTTCACCATCGATATTGGTCAGAACGATCTCTCTGCTGGATTTCGTAAAATGACAAACGACCAATTTCGAATGGCAATTCCTAATATCATTGGAGAATTTGCAGCCGCCATTGAA gAGTTATATAGAGAAGGAGCAAGGGCATTTTGGGTACACAACACAGGGCCCATAGGCTGCATTCCAGTGGCGATTCGCACCACAGTCAACGGAGATCTTGACCAAAACGGCTGCGTTAAGTACCAAAACGACGCCGCTTTGGAGTTCAACAGACAGCTTAAAGAACGAGTCATTCAACAAAGAGCAAAACTCTCAGATGCTTCTCTCGTCTACGTGGATGTGTTTGCAGCTAAGCTCCAGCTCATAGCCAATGCGAAGGAAGaag GGTTTATGGAGATGGGGGCAATATGTTGTGGGTATCACGAGGGCAATGATCACGTGTGGTGCGGGAACCAGAAGATCATAAATGGCAGCCAAGTGTACGCTGGATCTTGTGACGATCCTTCCAGATTTATCAGCTGGGATGGGGTCCATTATACTGAGGCTGCTAACCGTTGGATCGCCAATCAGATTATCAAAGGCTCCTTCTCCGACCCCCAAGTTCCCATCACGCATGCTTGTCGTTGA
- the LOC111789715 gene encoding surfeit locus protein 2-like isoform X1, which yields MATSTGEERAAPKVEGADLLGKPTFAELDNGRFRCVETGHEVLAKDKDSYSRTKRCRLGLIDFALSHRKAPLNMFELDPLSRSKLKCKLTGDTINKTEEHIWKHINGKRFLNKLEQKELEKDSMAKSGEQKGKKKAAKALKHSTENSKKNKKELEKIISEARESNGGSDAEDVFWMPPAGQRWDNDNGGDRWGSESDSEHESEKINAMDDEDKDKHGENKSDEDKHGENEAVELSNRTKRMSIEIGPSSFASRKKKSKKSSK from the exons ATGGCGACGAGTACTGGCGAGGAGAGGGCGGCGCCGAAGGTGGAAGGGGCTGACCTTCTGGGGAAACCGACCTTCGCAGAGCTCGACAATGGCCGCTTCCGGTGCGTCGAGACTGGCCACGAGGTCCTCGCCAAGGATAAGGACTCCTACTCTCGGACCAAGCGCTGCCGTCTTGGCCTCATCGATTTCGCTTTGTCCCATCGAAAAGCTCCTCTTAATATGTTCGAGCTTGATCCTCTCTCCCG tTCGAAGCTGAAATGCAAATTGACTGGTGATACCATCAACAAAACAGAGGAACATATATGGAAGCACATTAACGGCAAACGTTTCCTCAACAAATTAG AGCAAAAGGAGTTAGAGAAAGATTCAATGGCTAAATCAGGAGAGCAGAAAGGCAAGAAAAAGGCCGCTAAGGCTTTGAAGCATAGTacagaaaattcaaagaagaataagaaggaACTAGAGAAGATTATTTCTGAAGCTCGTGAATCGAATGGGGGTAGTGACGCAGAGGATGTCTTCTGGATGCCTCCAGCAGGGCAACGCTGGGATAACGACAATGGAGGAGACCGATGGGGTTCAGAATCAGATTCAGAGCATGAAAGTGAGAAAATCAATGCAATGG ACGATGAGGATAAAGATAAACATGGTGAAAACAAGTCAGATGAAGATAAACATGGTGAAAATGAGGCAGTTGAATTGTCTAACCG GACCAAAAGAATGTCCATAGAGATTGGACCCAGCAGCTTTGcttcaagaaagaagaagagtaaGAAAAGCTCGAAGTGA
- the LOC111789715 gene encoding uncharacterized protein LOC111789715 isoform X2, whose translation MATSTGEERAAPKVEGADLLGKPTFAELDNGRFRCVETGHEVLAKDKDSYSRTKRCRLGLIDFALSHRKAPLNMFELDPLSRSKLKCKLTGDTINKTEEHIWKHINGKRFLNKLEQKELEKDSMAKSGEQKGKKKAAKALKHSTENSKKNKKELEKIISEARESNGGSDAEDVFWMPPAGQRWDNDNGGDRWGSESDSEHESEKINAMGRR comes from the exons ATGGCGACGAGTACTGGCGAGGAGAGGGCGGCGCCGAAGGTGGAAGGGGCTGACCTTCTGGGGAAACCGACCTTCGCAGAGCTCGACAATGGCCGCTTCCGGTGCGTCGAGACTGGCCACGAGGTCCTCGCCAAGGATAAGGACTCCTACTCTCGGACCAAGCGCTGCCGTCTTGGCCTCATCGATTTCGCTTTGTCCCATCGAAAAGCTCCTCTTAATATGTTCGAGCTTGATCCTCTCTCCCG tTCGAAGCTGAAATGCAAATTGACTGGTGATACCATCAACAAAACAGAGGAACATATATGGAAGCACATTAACGGCAAACGTTTCCTCAACAAATTAG AGCAAAAGGAGTTAGAGAAAGATTCAATGGCTAAATCAGGAGAGCAGAAAGGCAAGAAAAAGGCCGCTAAGGCTTTGAAGCATAGTacagaaaattcaaagaagaataagaaggaACTAGAGAAGATTATTTCTGAAGCTCGTGAATCGAATGGGGGTAGTGACGCAGAGGATGTCTTCTGGATGCCTCCAGCAGGGCAACGCTGGGATAACGACAATGGAGGAGACCGATGGGGTTCAGAATCAGATTCAGAGCATGAAAGTGAGAAAATCAATGCAATGGGTAG ACGATGA